The uncultured Treponema sp. genomic sequence TCTTCTTTTGGTCTTGATGACAGTGCTTGCTGTGCGGAGCATTTCTCTTCCAGGCGGCGCAAAAGGTCTTTCATTCTATCTCGTTCCTGACTTCAAGAAGCTCACAGTTCCGGTTGTGGTTGGTGCGATGAACCAGGCGTTCTTCACTCTTTCGCTTGGAATCGGCGCGATGTCGATTTTTGGAAGCTACATCGGAAAAGACAGAAGCCTTATGGGAGAATCAGTAAAAGTCATTATTCTTGACACTTTCGTTGCGGTTACGGCAGGACTGATAATCTTTCCGGCGTGCGCATCGTTCGGAATCGCGGTTGACGCAGGCCCGTCACTCCTTTTCAACACGATGACAACCGTCTTCAACAACATGGGAACAGGAAGACTCTGGGGAAGCCTTTTCTTTTTGTTTATGGTCTTTGCGGCGTTCTCAACAGAGCTTGCCGTCTGTGAGAATATTCTTGCGTGCGTACGCGAGATGACAGGCTGGTCGCGAAAGAAAGGCTGCGTAATCTGCGGAACAGGCATTTTCTTAATCGCGCTCACAACCGCGCTCGGCTACAGCGTGCTCCATTTTCACCCGTTCGGCGAAGGCTCGGCTTGGCTTGACTTCTGGGACTTTATCGTGAGCAACAACCTTCTTCCGCTAGGCGCACTTATTTTCGCGGTTTTCAGCTGCAGCAGCAGATTCGGCTTAGGCTGGGAAAAGCTCGTTCAGGAAGCGAACGAGGGCGAAGGCCTAAAAGTGAAAAACTGGATGAAGCCAATCTTCGCATACTTTGTTCCGCTTTGCATAATCGCAATCTACATAATCGGCCTTGCGACGTTCAAGTGGAGATAATTAAAGCGAGTCTCTGAAGTTTCCCGAAAATGAATTTTGATTTTAAGGAACTTCGGGATTTTCCCGAACGCTGTTTTTAACGAAAAATGAGAGTCGGCAACGTCCCGAAAGCCGTTTTTAGCTGAAACTGATATTCGGGATTATCCCGAAACACGTTTTTTAACGAAAGCGGCAATCGGGAGCGTCCCGAATCGCAAATTTGCAAAAAACCACAATCGGGATTTTCCCGAAACTCAATTCTAATTTTCACTTTCGGGAAAAAAGCCGGAGCTGGCGCAAGTTAAATGCTTAGGCTAGTCCGGCTGTATTTTTTTGAGCTAGAGATTTGAATATCCCATCAGGTATTCATCGATTTCTCTTGCGCATTCCCTTCCTTCTGCAATTGCCCAGACAACAAGCGACTGGCCTCTGTGCATATCGCCTGCTGTAAAGACTTTGTCTATTCCCGTGAAGTATGAGCTTGCGCCGGAAGTTGCGACTGTGTTTCTTGCGGAAAGCGGTGCGCCGAATGCGTTTGCGGTGTAATCTTCGCAGCCAAGAAATCCCGCGGCAATCAAAATCAAGTCGGCTGGAAGTTCTTTTTCGCTTCCTTCGATTTCGCAGAGAGTACGTTTTCCGTCTACGTTTTTGAATTCAACCTGAACTGTTTTTATTCCGCAGACTTTTCCGTCTTTCTGATAAACTTCCTTGATTGTTGTTTTGTAAACGCGCGGATCATGCCCGAATTTTTCAATTGATTCCTGTGCCCCGTAGTCTGTCTTTAAGACTTTGGGCCACTGAGGCCACGGATTGTTTGGCTGACGTTCTGCCGGAGGACAGGGCATCATTTCAAGCTGAGTTACGCTTGCCGCGCCGAGCCTTATGCTTGAGCCTGTGCAGTCGTTTCCTGTGTCTCCGCCACCAAGAATTACCACGTGCTTTCCTTTTGGGTCAAAGAAGTTTTTATCTGAAAAGTCTGAGTCCAAGAGGCTTTTTGTAACGCTCTTGAGCCAGTCCACAGCGAACATTATTCCATGTGCATCGCTTCCCTGTGCGGACAGGGGACGCGCTTTTTTTGCTCCGCAGCACAAGGCGACCGCATCGTATTCAGAAAGAAGCTGCTTGGCATCCACGTTGCGCCCGACATCGGCGTTCGTTATGAATGTAACTCCTTCCGCTTTCATAAGATTGACCCTGCGCTCCACGATTTTTTTGTCTAGCTTCATGTTCGGAATGCCGTACATCAGAAGTCCGCCGATTCTGTCATCGCGCTCGTAGACGGTTACATTGTGTCCGCGGCGGTTCAGCAAGTCGGCAACGGCAAGTCCTGCAGGTCCTGAGCCGATTACCGCGATTTTTTTGTCGCTTCTAACTTTTGGAATCTGAGGCTTCATGTAGCCTGACTCGAACGCCTTCTCGATTATGTAAAGCTCGTTGTCGTGAATTGTTACAGCTTCTTTTATGTCGCCGCCGTTTCCGCAGTTGCAGGCTTTTTCGCACAATGCGGGGCAGACTCTTCCTGTGAATTCCGGGAAGCTTGAAGTTTTTAGAAGCCTCCAAGCCGCCATGTCGTACTGTCCTTTGTAAAGCGCATCGTTCCATTCAGGAATAAAATTGTGGAGCGGACATCCCGTCACCATTCCTGCAAGTTTGATTGCGCTTTGGCACATTGGAACTCCGCAGTTCATGCATCTTGCCGCCTGTTCCCGCCGTTCCTTGTCGTTAAGATGATTGTGGAATTCCTTGAAATTCTTTATGCGTGAAGAAGGTTCAATCCAGGAATCCTCAACGCGCTTGTATATCATAAATCCGTCGTTTTTACCCATAGTGTACCCCTGACTTTTTCTTATGCAGTGAGCTTTTTAAAAGCTTCAAGGACTGCTTCATCGTGATTCAAACCGCGCTCTTCGCCCTTTGCGATTTCCGTCATCATCTTCTGATAATCATTAGGAACGATTTTCTTGAAGTGCCTGATGTAATTATCAAAGTCCTTAAGAATTTTCTTTGCAAGCTCCGAGCCGGTTTCTTTTTCATGACGCTGAATCAAGTCCTTTATGATTTCAATGTCGTGGCTGTCTGAAACTTCTGTCATGGAAACAAGCTGCTTGTTCAGTCTCAGATACAAATCGTGGTTCTCGTCCAGAACATAAGCGGTTCCGCCACTCATTCCCGCGCAGAGATTTTTTCCTGTTCCGCCCAAAATTACAGCAGTTCCGCCTGTCATGTATTCAAGTCCGTGGTCGCCGCAGCCTTCTACAACCGCAACCGCCCCGGAATTTCTTACGCAGAAACGTTCGCCTGCAATTCCGTTTATGAACGCGCTTCCGCTTGTAGCTCCGTACAAGGCCACGTTTCCGATGATGATGTTTTCTTCGGCTTTGTAAGTTGCCTTTGCTGAAGGGTGGACTACGATTTTTCCGCCGCTCAAGCCTTTTCCGAGGTAGTCGTTTGCGTCTCCTGTAAGGTTCAGCGTAAGGCCTTTCGGAATGAATGCGCCGAATGACTGTCCGCCGCCGCCTGTGCAGTTCACAACGTAGCTGTCTTCTTCAAGCGATGAGCCGAAAGTTTTCTGAATCTCTGAGCCGAGAATTGTTCCCACCGTTCTGTCCGTTGAAGAAACTGAAAGTTCAAAAACGCCCTTCTTTGCTTTCTTTGACTTTTCAAATGCCTTTAGAAGTTTTGCCTCGTCTACAGTTTTTTCAAGATGGAAGTCAAAAATGTCCGCAGGCTCAAAATGTGTCTTTGCATCTTCCGGAGTTTTCCAGCCGATGATTCTGCTCATGTCCACAAGGTTTGCCCTAGGGAACGCGCTTTTTTCTTTGAGGGCAAGAAGCTCCGTATGTCCGCACATTTCGTCAATGCTGTGGAAGCCGAACTTTGCCATGATTTCGCGCAACTCCTCGGCAATGAACTTCATGAAATTTTCAACATATTCAGGTTTTCCTGTAAATCGTTTTCTAAGCTCGCTGTTCTGGGTTGCAACGCCGAACGGACAAGTGTCAAGGTTGCAAACGCGCATCATTGCGCAGCCCATTGTGATAAGAGGAGCTGTTGCAAAACCGAATTCCTCCGCGCCCAAAAGACAGGCAATCGCAACATCGCGGCCGCTCATAAGTTTTCCGTCCGTCTCAATCACAACGCGCGAACGAAGTCCGTTCTGAATCAACGTCTGGTGAGTTTCCGCGAGCCCTAATTCCCACGGAAGCCCTGCATGATGAATTGAAGAAATTGGAGCAGCTCCAGTTCCGCCGTCGTGTCCTGAAATCAAAATCACCTGCGCACCGGCCTTTGCAACACCAGCCGCAATCGTTCCGACACCAGCCTCTGAGACAAGCTTAACGGAAATGCGGGCGGCACGGTTCGCGTTTTTCAAGTCGTAAATCAGCTGCGCCAAATCTTCAATTGAATAAATATCGTGGTGCGGCGGCGGCGAAATCAAAGAAACGCCCGGAGTTGCGTAACGGGTCTGCGCAATCCAAGGATAAACTTTCTTTCCCGGAAGATGTCCGCCTTCTCCAGGCTTTGCTCCCTGCGCCATTTTAATCTGAATTTCCTTCGCGCTAAGCAAATATTCTTCCGTAACGCCGAAACGTCCGGACGCAACCTGCTTTATTGCAGAATTCGCCTCAGTTCCAAGACGCTCAGGCTTTTCTCCGCCCTCGCCAGAATTTGATTTTCCGTGCAGGTGGTTCATCGCCAAAGCCATGCAGCGGTGCGCTTCCTCAGAAATTGAACCGTAGCTCATAGCTCCTGTCTTGAACCGTTTTACAATTTCGGAAACCGGCTCAACTTCGTCTATGCTGATTTCTTTTCCTTCAGGAAAGCTGAATTTGAGCATTGCGCGCAAAGTGTGAGGATGCGCATTGTCGTCAACCAAGGCCGTGTATTCCTTGAATCTTTCGTAGCTTCCCGTGCGGGTGGCTTCCTGCAGCGCGATAATCGTTTCCGGTGAATAAAGGTGGTCTTCGCAAGTCGGTCCGCGGCGCAGCTTGTGGTTTCCAACCGAATCAAGGTGAGTGTTCACTGCAAGTCCGAGCGGATCAAATGCCTTGTTGTGATGGAAGTTCACATCCTCGTCAATTTCTTTAAGACCGATTCCACCGACGCGGCTGACTGTGTTTGTAAAATACTCGTCGATTACGTCCTTGCTGATTCCGATTGCCTCGAAAATCTGCGCGGACTGATAAGACTGAATTGTTGAAATTCCCATCTTCGCGGCGATTTTTACAATTCCGTTTATGATTCCCTTGTTGTAGTCTTCGATTGCGGTGTGGTAATCCTTGTCCAAAAGCTTCTGGTCAATAAGCTCGGCAATGCATTCATGCGCAAGATAAGGATTTACCGCGCGCGCTCCGTAGCCCAAGCACATCGCAGCCTGATGGACATTTCTGACTTCCGCCGACTCAAGGATGATAGAGATTGCCGTGCGCTTTTTTGTGCGGATCAGATACTGCTCAACTCCGCTGACTGCAAGAAGGCTTGGAACGGCGACGTGGTTTTCGTCAACTCCGCGGTCGCTCAAAATGATTATGTTGCTTCCGTTGTGATATTCACGCTCGATTGCGACAAAAATATTGTCCAGAGCCTCTTTAAGCGAAGTGTTTTTATAATACAAAAGGGAAACAACCGCAGTTTTCAGTCCGGGACGGTTCAAGTTTTTGAGCTTGAGCATATCGACGCCGGTCAAAATCGGATTGTTTATTTCAAGAACTGTGCAGTTTGCGCTTTTCGGCTCAAGAAGATTTCCGTCTGTTCCAACGTAAACTGTTGTGTCTGTAACAATTTTTTCACGCAGAGAGTCAATCGGCGGATTCGTAACCTGGGCGAACAGCTGCTTGAAGTAGTTGAAAAGCGGCGGATGCTTGTCGCTCATGACTGCAAGCGGCGTGTCTATTCCCATGGCTCCAGTCGGTTCAACTCCGTTCTGCGCCATCGGAAGAATCATCTCGTTTACATCTTCGTAGTTCCAGCCGAACGCACGGTACATTATGTCGCGCTCTTCCTGCGTGTAGACCGGAATTTTCTTGTTCGGAATCACAAGATCCTTCAGCTTCAGAAGATTAAGGTTGAGCCATTCGCCGTAAGGATATAGATTTATGTACTGCTTTTTCGCTTCCTCGTCTGAAATAAGACGCTTCTGGACTGTGTCAACAAGAAGAATTTTTCCAGGCTGAAGACGTGATTTCTTTACAATGTTTTCTTCCGGAATGTCAAGAACTCCAACTTCCGAAGAAAGAATGAGCATATTGTCTTTTGTAATATAGTAGCGGCTCGGGCGAAGTCCGTTTCTGTCAAGAGTCGCCCCGACAAAATCTCCGTCGCTGAAAAGAATCGCGGCGGGTCCGTCCCAAGGCTCCATCATCGTTGCCCAGTAATGGTAGAAGTCGCGCTTCTGCTGGCTCATCGTCTCGTCGTTTTTCCAAGGCTCAGGAATGCAGACCATAACTGCAAGCGGAAGCGGCATTCCGTTCATCACAAGGAATTCCAGAGTGTTGTCGAGCATCGCCGAGTCAGAGCCTGTCGCGTCCACAGCCGGAAGAATTTCACGGAGCTCCTCGTCCTTGAAAACAGGCGAGTCAAGAGTTTCCTCTCTTGCAAGCATTCTGTCAACGTTTCCGCGGATTGTATTGATTTCTCCGTTATGCGCAATGAATCTGTTCGGATGCGCCCTCTGCCAGCTCGGCTGTGTGTTCGTGCTGAATCTTGAATGAACAAGCGCAAGGGATGAAGTGTAGTCTTCGGACTGAAGGTCTTTGTAGAAAGTTCTCAGCTGCTGAACAAGGAACATTCCCTTGTAGACGATTGTGCGGCTTGAAAGCGAAGCAATGTATGTGTTCAAATGCGAATGCTCAAACTGGCGGCGCAGAATGTAAAGCTTGCGGTCAAAGTCAAGTCCGCGGCTGATATTTTCCGGACGCTCGATAAAGCACTGCATTATGCAAGGCATACAGTCTTTTGCGCGCTGACCAAGAACATCAGGATTTACAGGAACTTTTCTCCAGCCAAGGAATTTGAGATTTTCCTTTTTTGCAAGGACTTCAAGCATTTTCATCGCCTGCGAGCGGATATATTTGTCCTGCGGAAAGAAGAACATTCCAACTCCGTAGTCGCGCGCTTCTTTAAGTTCTATTCCGATTTCCTTTGCAGCCTGCTTAAAAAACTGATGCGAAATCTGGACAAGAATTCCGACTCCATCGCCGGTCTCGCCGGTGGCATCTTTTCCAGCGCGGTGCTCCAGCTTTTCAACTATGCACAGCGCATTATCCACGATTTTGTGAGTCGCCGTGCCGTCAATGTTTACAACCGCCCCGATTCCGCAAGCGTCATGCTCAAATGACGGATCATACAAAGTTTTGTTTTTTTCAGTCATAGTAACCCCTTGCATAAAAAAAAGGCGCTTTGCAAAAAACAGACAGTTAGCCTGCATTCTACAAAACGCCTTCGTTTCGTTCCTTAGAATATATAAAAAATTAAATAAATTATCAAGAGATTGGCAAAAAAATATTGGCAATATTGCTGGCGGATTTTAGTTTGAAATTGCATCGAAATTGCTTTCTTTGCTTTTTCCTTCTATATTAATGAATATTCCGTTTGGCAGGCAGGCGGCCCATTGTCCGTTTGCGCTTATTTCTCCGCTTTGAATGCAGTTTTTGTTTTCGCAAGGTGAATCTAAAAATTTCGCTTTTCCATTTTCAACCTGAATTGAACTTTCTCCAAGAAGTCCTTTGAATTTGTAAATTCCGTCTTTTGAAAGGCTGTAAACAAATTTTTCTTTTGGAGTCTGCACAAAAAGTTCCGCCGCCTTTTCACTTTTTTTTCTGAACAAATTGAAAAACGAAAAAAAAATCACAGTTAAAAAAATCAGAATAAACACAATGTCGAATATTTTCAAGCGCAAGTTCATATAGATTTTTTTACAAACTCAAGAATTGTTTCTGCATATTTTATGGCATTTTCAGTATCAATTTCTGATATTTCTAAAGGATATGGATAGCGAGATGTAACAGAATAGTTTTTTAATACGGCGCATTCAAGCGTTAAAGTATCAAATTGATGAGAAATGTTTTTGCAATCATTTTGTAAAAGCATTAAGTCATGGGTTCTTTTTACTTCATGGTTGTTTTTAATTAAAAATGCTTTTAATGCTTTTTCGGCACATTGCTGGCAGTGGTAGCAAATGATTTCTAAGGGCTTTGGATGCATTGAGCAAAGATATTTTGCAGATGATATGTCTTTGTCTGCATATTCAATCCATTCTTTGACAGTTCCATATATTTCATTAGGCATATATTTTGATTCCCTTGTTGAAAACTTCTTTTTCAATGTATGGCAATGAACTTCGCTTTTTAAAATCACTTTGGCTGCCTACTAAAATATCTACTGGCCGTTTTTGATTTTTGCTTATTGCCATGTTTATTTTTGTCATTGCATCTAAAGGACGCATTGAGTTATCTGGAATTACAACGTAAATGTCAAAGTCGCTGTTTTCTGAAGGAGTTCCATTCGCATAAGAACCAAAAAGAAATATTTCTTTTACAGAAACCACGCTTAAAATTGATTTTGTTATTTCTTCTAGCTCTTGCTGAATTTCTTTTGTTATATTTTTTTCTTTCATTAAAACAAATATAGCACATATCGAATGAAAAATATAGTTTAGTTTTTTTTTCACATAACAAACCGCAATTTTTTTAATCTGAAATTTCTGCGGAAATCTGCCGAAATATTTAAAATATGGCTA encodes the following:
- a CDS encoding sodium-dependent transporter; this encodes MARERLSSRLGFILLSAGCAIGCGNVWKFPWMVGQNGGGAFVLVYLAFLVVLGLPALTMEFALGRASQASPVRMYQKVEKPGSKWHIHGYVCLLGNIFLMAFYTVVTGWLIYYFVSFVAGKSGELSFGKMISNPKLNVGYLFIAVAVCFLILTRNLQSGLERITKYMMVLLLVLMTVLAVRSISLPGGAKGLSFYLVPDFKKLTVPVVVGAMNQAFFTLSLGIGAMSIFGSYIGKDRSLMGESVKVIILDTFVAVTAGLIIFPACASFGIAVDAGPSLLFNTMTTVFNNMGTGRLWGSLFFLFMVFAAFSTELAVCENILACVREMTGWSRKKGCVICGTGIFLIALTTALGYSVLHFHPFGEGSAWLDFWDFIVSNNLLPLGALIFAVFSCSSRFGLGWEKLVQEANEGEGLKVKNWMKPIFAYFVPLCIIAIYIIGLATFKWR
- a CDS encoding glutamate synthase subunit beta, encoding MGKNDGFMIYKRVEDSWIEPSSRIKNFKEFHNHLNDKERREQAARCMNCGVPMCQSAIKLAGMVTGCPLHNFIPEWNDALYKGQYDMAAWRLLKTSSFPEFTGRVCPALCEKACNCGNGGDIKEAVTIHDNELYIIEKAFESGYMKPQIPKVRSDKKIAVIGSGPAGLAVADLLNRRGHNVTVYERDDRIGGLLMYGIPNMKLDKKIVERRVNLMKAEGVTFITNADVGRNVDAKQLLSEYDAVALCCGAKKARPLSAQGSDAHGIMFAVDWLKSVTKSLLDSDFSDKNFFDPKGKHVVILGGGDTGNDCTGSSIRLGAASVTQLEMMPCPPAERQPNNPWPQWPKVLKTDYGAQESIEKFGHDPRVYKTTIKEVYQKDGKVCGIKTVQVEFKNVDGKRTLCEIEGSEKELPADLILIAAGFLGCEDYTANAFGAPLSARNTVATSGASSYFTGIDKVFTAGDMHRGQSLVVWAIAEGRECAREIDEYLMGYSNL
- the gltB gene encoding glutamate synthase large subunit, translating into MTEKNKTLYDPSFEHDACGIGAVVNIDGTATHKIVDNALCIVEKLEHRAGKDATGETGDGVGILVQISHQFFKQAAKEIGIELKEARDYGVGMFFFPQDKYIRSQAMKMLEVLAKKENLKFLGWRKVPVNPDVLGQRAKDCMPCIMQCFIERPENISRGLDFDRKLYILRRQFEHSHLNTYIASLSSRTIVYKGMFLVQQLRTFYKDLQSEDYTSSLALVHSRFSTNTQPSWQRAHPNRFIAHNGEINTIRGNVDRMLAREETLDSPVFKDEELREILPAVDATGSDSAMLDNTLEFLVMNGMPLPLAVMVCIPEPWKNDETMSQQKRDFYHYWATMMEPWDGPAAILFSDGDFVGATLDRNGLRPSRYYITKDNMLILSSEVGVLDIPEENIVKKSRLQPGKILLVDTVQKRLISDEEAKKQYINLYPYGEWLNLNLLKLKDLVIPNKKIPVYTQEERDIMYRAFGWNYEDVNEMILPMAQNGVEPTGAMGIDTPLAVMSDKHPPLFNYFKQLFAQVTNPPIDSLREKIVTDTTVYVGTDGNLLEPKSANCTVLEINNPILTGVDMLKLKNLNRPGLKTAVVSLLYYKNTSLKEALDNIFVAIEREYHNGSNIIILSDRGVDENHVAVPSLLAVSGVEQYLIRTKKRTAISIILESAEVRNVHQAAMCLGYGARAVNPYLAHECIAELIDQKLLDKDYHTAIEDYNKGIINGIVKIAAKMGISTIQSYQSAQIFEAIGISKDVIDEYFTNTVSRVGGIGLKEIDEDVNFHHNKAFDPLGLAVNTHLDSVGNHKLRRGPTCEDHLYSPETIIALQEATRTGSYERFKEYTALVDDNAHPHTLRAMLKFSFPEGKEISIDEVEPVSEIVKRFKTGAMSYGSISEEAHRCMALAMNHLHGKSNSGEGGEKPERLGTEANSAIKQVASGRFGVTEEYLLSAKEIQIKMAQGAKPGEGGHLPGKKVYPWIAQTRYATPGVSLISPPPHHDIYSIEDLAQLIYDLKNANRAARISVKLVSEAGVGTIAAGVAKAGAQVILISGHDGGTGAAPISSIHHAGLPWELGLAETHQTLIQNGLRSRVVIETDGKLMSGRDVAIACLLGAEEFGFATAPLITMGCAMMRVCNLDTCPFGVATQNSELRKRFTGKPEYVENFMKFIAEELREIMAKFGFHSIDEMCGHTELLALKEKSAFPRANLVDMSRIIGWKTPEDAKTHFEPADIFDFHLEKTVDEAKLLKAFEKSKKAKKGVFELSVSSTDRTVGTILGSEIQKTFGSSLEEDSYVVNCTGGGGQSFGAFIPKGLTLNLTGDANDYLGKGLSGGKIVVHPSAKATYKAEENIIIGNVALYGATSGSAFINGIAGERFCVRNSGAVAVVEGCGDHGLEYMTGGTAVILGGTGKNLCAGMSGGTAYVLDENHDLYLRLNKQLVSMTEVSDSHDIEIIKDLIQRHEKETGSELAKKILKDFDNYIRHFKKIVPNDYQKMMTEIAKGEERGLNHDEAVLEAFKKLTA
- a CDS encoding NusG domain II-containing protein — encoded protein: MNLRLKIFDIVFILIFLTVIFFSFFNLFRKKSEKAAELFVQTPKEKFVYSLSKDGIYKFKGLLGESSIQVENGKAKFLDSPCENKNCIQSGEISANGQWAACLPNGIFINIEGKSKESNFDAISN
- a CDS encoding HEPN domain-containing protein, with amino-acid sequence MPNEIYGTVKEWIEYADKDISSAKYLCSMHPKPLEIICYHCQQCAEKALKAFLIKNNHEVKRTHDLMLLQNDCKNISHQFDTLTLECAVLKNYSVTSRYPYPLEISEIDTENAIKYAETILEFVKKSI
- a CDS encoding nucleotidyltransferase domain-containing protein — encoded protein: MKEKNITKEIQQELEEITKSILSVVSVKEIFLFGSYANGTPSENSDFDIYVVIPDNSMRPLDAMTKINMAISKNQKRPVDILVGSQSDFKKRSSLPYIEKEVFNKGIKIYA